In Janthinobacterium rivuli, a single genomic region encodes these proteins:
- a CDS encoding type IV pili methyl-accepting chemotaxis transducer N-terminal domain-containing protein has protein sequence MKFKAMFSSWQKLSTKIVGALLLMLVLALSAIGCTLFLSWQLEGSSAAINETGRLRMQTYRLTLLLASDAREQARQQVLLIDETLAKIGHGDPQRPLFLPPSTAIKSEFERIGTAWRGALRPAALAADSTARARQFEHDADTFVGQVDQLVRLIEHDSEQRTFWLRASQLILVGMAVIGTVSMIYLMFMLIIEPVTRLRLGMQRMKERDFSVRLAVESNDEFGQLASGFNQMADRLQALYGNLEEGVRSKTATLEYRNRELALLYESAAFLQRPQPLEDICGGFMQRIVDYFEADGSTVRVLDAERGNLHMVVHTGLSEELVASEHCLKVGDCLCGTAVEMKVAKVHDMRRIDKAHELRCHREGFATVSVFHIHAHEQHLGFFNLHFRHARVFSARELALLETLGQLLGIALENLRLAAREREMAISEERNLVAQGLHDSIAQSLNFLNLQVQMLDDSVRNARFDEVAGIVPALHAGVKESYEDVRELLANFRSRLMEDDLIGSLRAAVDKFRRQTGIEADLLADVDGAPFPREQQLQLLFIVQEALSNIRKHAQASHVEVRLADHQDFTLTISDNGVGFDAAAVLEKGDSHVGIHIMRERAQRIEATFDVHACQGGGTTVELHLSREQRRAA, from the coding sequence ATGAAATTTAAAGCGATGTTTTCCTCCTGGCAGAAGCTGTCGACCAAGATCGTCGGCGCGCTGCTGCTCATGCTGGTGCTGGCCCTGAGCGCCATCGGCTGCACCCTGTTTTTGTCGTGGCAGCTCGAAGGCAGTTCGGCCGCCATCAACGAGACGGGCCGGCTGCGCATGCAGACCTACCGCCTGACCCTGCTGCTTGCCAGCGACGCCCGCGAGCAGGCGCGCCAGCAAGTGCTGCTGATTGACGAGACCCTGGCCAAGATCGGCCACGGCGACCCGCAGCGCCCCCTGTTCCTGCCGCCCAGCACGGCCATCAAGTCCGAATTCGAACGCATCGGCACTGCCTGGCGCGGCGCCTTGCGCCCGGCCGCGCTGGCCGCCGATTCCACCGCGCGCGCGCGCCAGTTCGAGCATGACGCCGACACCTTTGTGGGCCAGGTCGATCAACTGGTGCGCCTGATCGAGCACGATAGCGAACAGCGCACCTTCTGGCTGCGCGCCTCGCAACTGATCCTCGTCGGCATGGCCGTCATCGGCACGGTCAGCATGATTTACCTGATGTTCATGCTCATCATCGAGCCCGTCACGCGCCTGCGCCTGGGCATGCAGCGCATGAAGGAACGCGATTTCAGCGTGCGCCTGGCCGTCGAAAGCAATGACGAATTCGGCCAGCTGGCCAGTGGCTTCAACCAGATGGCCGACCGCCTGCAGGCGCTGTACGGCAACCTGGAAGAGGGCGTGCGCAGCAAGACGGCCACGCTCGAATACCGCAACCGCGAACTGGCCTTGCTGTACGAAAGCGCCGCTTTCCTGCAGCGCCCGCAGCCCCTGGAAGACATTTGCGGCGGCTTCATGCAGCGCATCGTCGACTATTTCGAGGCCGACGGCTCCACCGTGCGCGTGCTCGACGCCGAGCGGGGCAACCTGCACATGGTGGTGCATACGGGCCTGTCCGAGGAGCTGGTGGCGTCCGAGCACTGCCTGAAGGTGGGCGACTGCCTGTGCGGCACGGCCGTCGAAATGAAGGTGGCGAAGGTGCACGACATGCGCCGCATCGACAAGGCGCACGAGCTGCGCTGCCACCGCGAAGGCTTTGCCACCGTCTCCGTCTTCCATATCCATGCGCACGAACAGCACCTGGGCTTCTTCAACCTGCATTTCCGCCATGCGCGCGTGTTTTCCGCGCGCGAACTGGCCTTGCTCGAAACCCTGGGCCAGCTGCTGGGCATCGCGCTGGAAAACCTGCGCCTGGCCGCGCGCGAACGCGAAATGGCCATTTCCGAAGAGCGCAATCTGGTGGCACAGGGCCTGCACGACAGCATCGCGCAAAGCCTCAATTTCCTCAACCTGCAAGTGCAGATGCTCGACGACTCGGTGCGCAACGCGCGTTTCGACGAGGTGGCGGGCATCGTGCCGGCCCTGCATGCGGGCGTGAAGGAAAGCTATGAAGACGTGCGCGAATTGCTGGCCAACTTCCGCAGCCGATTGATGGAGGATGATTTGATCGGCTCCCTGCGCGCGGCGGTGGACAAATTCCGCCGCCAGACGGGCATCGAGGCCGATCTGCTGGCTGACGTCGACGGCGCGCCATTCCCCCGCGAGCAGCAATTGCAGTTATTATTCATCGTGCAGGAAGCGCTGTCGAACATCCGCAAGCACGCCCAGGCCAGCCACGTCGAAGTGCGCCTCGCCGATCACCAGGATTTTACGCTGACGATCAGCGATAATGGCGTTGGCTTCGACGCTGCCGCCGTGCTGGAAAAGGGCGACAGCCATGTCGGCATCCATATCATGCGCGAGCGCGCGCAGCGCATCGAGGCCACGTTCGACGTGCATGCCTGCCAGGGCGGCGGCACCACGGTCGAACTGCACCTGTCGCGCGAGCAGCGCCGCGCCGCCTGA
- a CDS encoding response regulator, which translates to METPDKPITVMLVDDHALFRSGIRSLLQRHTDFSVVGEAADGVEGIKRAIQLQPDVVLLDLNMAGMSGVEALQLMQHDCPDTAIVMLTVSEDAEDLATALRAGACGYLIKNIDADYLVRAIRRAAAGEVVIAEAMTGKLVAQLQAGTRREEPVSELDKLTPREKEIIDCLSRGESNKGIARTLDLAESTVKIHVQNVLKKLNLTSRVQAAVYAVEHRQGK; encoded by the coding sequence ATGGAGACACCCGATAAACCGATCACCGTCATGCTGGTGGACGACCACGCGCTGTTCCGCAGCGGCATACGCTCGCTGCTGCAGCGGCACACGGACTTTTCCGTCGTGGGCGAGGCGGCCGATGGCGTGGAAGGCATCAAGCGCGCCATCCAGCTGCAGCCCGACGTGGTGCTGCTGGACCTGAACATGGCCGGCATGTCCGGCGTGGAAGCGCTGCAGCTGATGCAGCACGACTGCCCCGATACGGCCATCGTCATGCTGACCGTGTCGGAAGACGCGGAAGACCTGGCGACGGCCCTGCGCGCGGGCGCCTGCGGTTACCTGATCAAGAATATCGACGCCGACTACCTGGTGCGCGCCATCCGCCGCGCGGCGGCCGGCGAAGTGGTCATCGCCGAAGCCATGACGGGCAAGCTGGTGGCGCAGCTGCAGGCGGGCACGCGGCGCGAGGAACCCGTGTCGGAACTGGACAAGCTCACGCCGCGCGAAAAGGAAATCATCGATTGCCTGTCGCGCGGCGAGAGCAACAAGGGCATCGCCCGCACTCTCGACCTGGCCGAAAGCACGGTCAAGATCCACGTGCAGAACGTGCTGAAAAAACTCAACCTCACCAGCCGCGTGCAGGCGGCCGTGTATGCGGTCGAGCACCGCCAGGGCAAATAG
- a CDS encoding NnrS family protein: protein MAITPISEPSPPSTTAGAAPWHARHAVWQLGFRPFYLLAAAFAALGIPLWLASYAGWLTGGLQVGLGWHMHEMVFGFALAVVVGFLYTAGRNWTGLPTPHGAQLMALAALWLAGRIAMLCAPGLLPALVDWLFLPLAAWPLYLVLRRSGNTRNLFLVGLLALLALANGLFHAAVLGWLPLSLFLPVQAAIFIIVLIESVIGARVIPMFTRNGAPGSSPVASPKRALVAVACMAAAAIAWLAGAPAWLTAPLALVASGVSLANLLAWQPQRTLRVPLLWILHLSYAWIGIGFALLAAASLGLLPVSAALHALTVGSMAGLIIGMMTRTTLGHTGRALKGGRAEAAMYWLIQVGALARLLAAVGPATLAMPLLLAAGACWSLAFGLYACVYAPYLWRARVDGREG from the coding sequence ATGGCCATTACCCCGATCAGCGAACCTTCCCCACCTTCCACGACGGCAGGCGCCGCCCCCTGGCATGCGCGCCACGCCGTCTGGCAACTGGGTTTTCGCCCGTTTTATCTGCTGGCGGCCGCGTTCGCGGCCCTCGGTATTCCCCTGTGGCTGGCCAGCTATGCGGGCTGGCTGACGGGCGGCTTGCAGGTGGGGCTGGGCTGGCATATGCATGAAATGGTGTTCGGCTTCGCGCTGGCCGTCGTCGTAGGCTTTTTGTACACGGCAGGGCGCAACTGGACGGGCTTGCCCACGCCGCACGGCGCGCAGCTGATGGCGCTGGCGGCGTTGTGGCTGGCGGGGCGCATCGCCATGCTGTGCGCTCCCGGCCTGTTGCCGGCGCTGGTCGACTGGCTGTTCCTGCCGCTGGCCGCCTGGCCCTTGTACCTGGTGCTGCGCCGCTCGGGCAATACGCGCAACCTGTTCCTTGTCGGTTTGCTGGCCTTGCTGGCGCTGGCCAATGGCCTGTTCCACGCGGCCGTGCTGGGCTGGTTGCCGCTGTCGCTGTTCCTGCCCGTGCAGGCGGCCATCTTCATCATCGTGCTGATCGAATCGGTGATCGGCGCGCGCGTGATCCCCATGTTCACCCGCAATGGTGCACCTGGCAGCTCACCCGTGGCCAGCCCGAAGCGCGCGCTGGTCGCCGTGGCCTGCATGGCGGCTGCCGCGATCGCGTGGCTGGCTGGTGCGCCGGCCTGGCTGACGGCGCCGCTGGCCCTCGTGGCAAGCGGCGTGTCGCTGGCCAACCTGCTGGCCTGGCAGCCGCAGCGCACGCTGCGCGTGCCGCTGCTGTGGATATTGCACCTGTCGTATGCGTGGATCGGCATCGGCTTCGCGCTGCTGGCGGCCGCCAGCCTGGGCCTGCTGCCGGTCAGCGCCGCCTTGCACGCGCTGACCGTGGGCTCGATGGCGGGCCTGATCATCGGCATGATGACGCGCACCACGCTGGGCCACACGGGACGTGCGCTCAAGGGTGGCAGGGCGGAGGCGGCGATGTACTGGCTGATCCAAGTGGGCGCGCTGGCGCGCCTGCTGGCCGCCGTCGGTCCCGCTACGCTGGCCATGCCGCTGCTGCTGGCGGCTGGCGCCTGCTGGTCGCTGGCCTTTGGCCTGTATGCGTGCGTGTATGCGCCCTACCTGTGGCGCGCGAGGGTGGATGGCCGCGAAGGCTAG
- a CDS encoding response regulator produces MNLHPDAAAVRRRLIEWLFFLLGLLIMAAALAYAHLSEVSRHDAAERERLSVLTALLAKNIEVDLAATNLVLDGVIRDYLGAGAAPDAGQALPRRLAALVDAMPGVRTMLVIDANGKPVATNIPELAGQDFSRRGYFQTARDAPDARMLYISAPFLSFKRDLVITAARMVQDRQGRFAGVVVATFAPEYFTAKFRTAMYAADVWAVVVHGDGRQFLNYPARSANGDNVDLPGSFLRRFRDSGFQAGVLGGVEIAGAGAASPRVMAMATIAPAALRMDRALIIGLSREEAAIAAPLRRQALSYILGFAMLALAGASLLFWSQRRRRQQAAWQVEQERERQAMQAVSDSETRFRTLIEDAPVAIAILRHGRFVYSNPRYRHLHGYAPEDDLSGLAWRSMLTAASQVALASNEALIEADSASEQMFEAVGVDKQGRPVPILKTSTRVMLKDGPATLIFAQDISAQKQAEAAMLLARDGAEAANRSKAEFLANMSHEIRSPLNAILGMAWLLERGRLDEDGLLMTRKIRAAGQSLLGIINDVLDVSKIEAGHMTIEQAPFRLAEVIEKIAASMGVAAHDKPIAVRIGPLPDGIDHVLGDALRLEQVLINLGSNAIKFTPQGKVELLTTLESRDGDAAVLRFCVRDTGIGIAPEVQEAIFSAFAQADSSTTRRFGGTGLGLTICRQLVRLMGGSLHLQSALGQGSAFSFTVPVQLMHTQAPSSPDMQGMQDLRVLLADGKAGTREAVAAVARGLGWHVHAVSGGQAALDYALACADDARPGVVLLAARMPDMEGEAAARALREYLPPQDCPVVILAASGMPATSPARRRTDPANAADAILNEPVTATSLYNATMEARQQRAMAAGLDASLVPLEERQLAGVRVLVVDDSEINRDVVRHILCDQGALPSFACDGRQALDWLLAHPDDVDIVLMDVQMPVMDGLQATRALRQLPQFQDLPVVALTAGAFQTQRTAALEAGVNHFISKPFDVPQTIALVARVHRRHAQGLPALPPGVAEGVMPVPPDGAAPAIDLAQGLAQWLDEAPYRQHLSRFGDTYSNTVGAMRALLAADARDDAAALAHQLAGVAGSLALPATLHAARHAEQLLHAGDDAAAALDALEQALAHAIEAAAAFTAQTPASQAAMPETQHGRACQW; encoded by the coding sequence ATGAACCTCCACCCAGATGCGGCGGCAGTGCGCAGACGATTGATCGAATGGCTGTTTTTTCTCCTCGGGCTGCTGATCATGGCCGCCGCCCTCGCCTACGCGCACCTGTCTGAAGTCTCGCGGCATGACGCGGCCGAACGCGAGCGGCTCAGCGTGCTGACGGCGCTGCTGGCAAAAAACATCGAAGTCGACCTGGCGGCGACCAACCTGGTGCTTGACGGCGTGATCCGCGACTACCTTGGCGCCGGTGCCGCCCCCGACGCCGGGCAAGCGCTGCCCCGGCGCCTGGCCGCGCTGGTCGACGCCATGCCGGGCGTGCGCACCATGCTGGTCATCGACGCCAATGGCAAGCCGGTCGCCACCAACATCCCGGAACTGGCCGGCCAGGACTTTTCGCGCCGCGGCTACTTCCAGACGGCGCGCGATGCGCCCGATGCGCGCATGCTGTACATCTCGGCGCCTTTCCTGTCCTTCAAGCGCGACCTGGTCATCACGGCGGCGCGCATGGTGCAGGACCGGCAAGGCCGCTTTGCCGGCGTCGTGGTGGCCACCTTCGCCCCCGAATACTTCACGGCCAAGTTCCGCACCGCCATGTATGCGGCCGATGTCTGGGCCGTCGTCGTGCATGGCGACGGCCGGCAATTCCTCAACTATCCGGCCAGAAGCGCGAACGGCGACAATGTGGACCTGCCCGGCAGCTTCCTGCGGCGCTTCCGCGACAGCGGCTTTCAGGCGGGCGTGCTGGGCGGCGTCGAGATTGCCGGCGCCGGCGCCGCCTCCCCCCGCGTCATGGCGATGGCGACCATCGCGCCCGCCGCGCTGCGCATGGACCGCGCCCTGATCATCGGCCTGAGCCGCGAAGAAGCGGCCATCGCCGCCCCGCTGCGGCGGCAGGCGCTGAGCTACATCCTCGGCTTTGCCATGCTGGCGCTGGCCGGCGCCAGCCTGCTGTTCTGGAGCCAGCGGCGGCGCCGGCAGCAAGCCGCCTGGCAGGTGGAACAGGAAAGGGAGCGCCAGGCCATGCAAGCCGTGTCCGACAGCGAAACGCGCTTTCGCACCCTGATCGAAGATGCGCCCGTGGCCATCGCCATCCTGCGCCATGGACGCTTCGTGTATTCCAATCCCCGCTACCGCCACCTGCATGGCTATGCCCCCGAGGATGACCTGAGCGGCCTGGCCTGGCGCAGCATGCTCACGGCCGCCTCGCAAGTGGCGCTGGCAAGCAACGAAGCGCTGATCGAGGCCGATTCGGCCAGCGAACAGATGTTTGAAGCCGTCGGCGTGGACAAGCAGGGCCGGCCCGTGCCCATCCTCAAGACCAGCACGCGCGTGATGCTCAAGGATGGACCGGCCACCCTGATCTTTGCCCAGGATATTTCCGCGCAAAAGCAGGCCGAGGCGGCCATGCTGCTGGCGCGCGACGGGGCCGAAGCGGCCAACCGCAGCAAGGCGGAATTCCTCGCCAACATGAGCCATGAAATCCGCTCGCCGCTGAACGCCATCCTTGGCATGGCCTGGCTGCTGGAAAGGGGCCGCCTAGATGAAGACGGACTGCTGATGACGCGCAAGATCCGCGCCGCCGGCCAGTCCCTGCTGGGCATCATCAACGACGTGCTGGACGTGTCGAAAATCGAGGCGGGCCACATGACCATCGAACAGGCGCCGTTCCGCCTGGCCGAGGTGATCGAGAAGATCGCCGCCAGCATGGGCGTGGCCGCGCATGACAAGCCGATTGCGGTGCGCATCGGACCGCTGCCCGACGGCATCGACCACGTGCTCGGCGACGCGCTGCGGCTGGAGCAAGTGCTGATCAACCTGGGCAGCAATGCCATCAAATTCACGCCGCAGGGCAAGGTCGAGCTGCTGACGACGCTGGAGAGCCGCGACGGCGACGCCGCCGTGCTGCGTTTTTGCGTACGCGACACGGGCATCGGCATCGCCCCGGAAGTGCAGGAGGCGATCTTTTCCGCCTTCGCCCAGGCCGACAGCTCGACCACGCGCCGCTTCGGCGGCACGGGCCTGGGCCTGACCATCTGCCGCCAGCTGGTGCGCCTGATGGGCGGCAGCCTGCACCTGCAAAGCGCCCTGGGCCAGGGCAGCGCCTTCAGTTTTACGGTGCCTGTGCAACTGATGCACACCCAAGCCCCGTCCTCGCCCGACATGCAGGGCATGCAGGATCTGCGCGTCTTGCTGGCCGATGGCAAGGCCGGCACGCGCGAGGCGGTGGCCGCCGTGGCGCGCGGCCTGGGCTGGCACGTGCATGCCGTGTCCGGCGGCCAGGCGGCGCTCGACTATGCGCTGGCCTGCGCCGACGACGCGCGCCCCGGCGTGGTGTTGCTGGCCGCGCGCATGCCCGACATGGAAGGGGAAGCCGCGGCGCGCGCGCTGCGCGAATACCTGCCGCCGCAGGACTGCCCCGTCGTCATTCTGGCCGCCAGCGGCATGCCGGCGACGTCACCCGCGCGGCGCCGTACCGACCCGGCCAATGCCGCCGATGCCATCCTCAACGAACCGGTGACCGCTACGAGCCTGTACAACGCGACGATGGAGGCGCGCCAGCAGCGCGCCATGGCCGCCGGCCTGGACGCCAGTCTGGTGCCGCTGGAAGAGCGCCAGCTGGCTGGCGTGCGCGTGCTGGTGGTCGACGACAGCGAGATCAACCGCGATGTGGTCAGGCACATCCTGTGCGACCAGGGCGCCTTGCCCTCGTTCGCCTGCGATGGCCGGCAGGCGCTGGACTGGCTGCTGGCCCACCCCGACGACGTCGACATCGTGCTGATGGACGTGCAGATGCCCGTCATGGATGGCTTGCAGGCGACGCGCGCGCTGCGCCAGTTGCCGCAGTTTCAGGATTTGCCCGTGGTGGCGCTGACGGCCGGCGCCTTCCAGACGCAGCGCACGGCGGCACTGGAAGCGGGCGTCAACCATTTCATCAGCAAGCCGTTCGACGTGCCGCAGACCATCGCCCTGGTCGCGCGCGTGCACCGGCGCCATGCGCAAGGCTTGCCTGCCCTGCCGCCGGGCGTGGCCGAAGGCGTGATGCCCGTGCCGCCGGACGGCGCGGCGCCCGCGATCGACCTGGCGCAAGGTCTGGCGCAGTGGCTCGATGAAGCGCCCTACCGCCAGCACCTGTCGCGCTTTGGCGACACCTACAGCAACACGGTGGGCGCCATGCGCGCGCTGCTGGCGGCCGATGCACGCGACGACGCGGCCGCGCTGGCGCACCAGCTGGCCGGCGTGGCCGGCAGCCTGGCCCTGCCCGCCACCCTGCATGCGGCCCGGCATGCGGAACAGCTGCTGCACGCAGGCGACGATGCGGCCGCCGCGCTCGATGCACTGGAACAGGCGCTGGCGCACGCCATCGAGGCCGCCGCCGCCTTCACGGCACAGACGCCGGCCAGCCAGGCTGCCATGCCAGAAACTCAACATGGCCGTGCATGCCAATGGTAA
- a CDS encoding sensor histidine kinase — protein MRQHTDGKAVAWERWDARTLLSLFMAILLAGLWNITVLQLRHAYVAAIAGAGRDARSMARVFDEHAIRTIEAADQAATYLRSRYQALGNRLDIVADLRQGLNPGPLYNLFSIIDEHGDTVLSSRPFQPTNLADREHIRVHMQRDSGELYISKPVLGRVSKKWSLQMTRRINHADGRFKGVVVVSMDPYYFTRLYDEVDLGENSSIALVGSDGVVRARRVGAVNTIGQDVGDSKVFALMRGGARGSFTERSPVDGTLRLYAFEKLAGYPLYVLVGLDRDTILADYVSRRDQALLMAAITSALIVLSWAALVLLIGRLVDSRARAIAASEAKSRFLSNMSHELRTPLNGILGFSELLQEQLREPEQAAYAQTIHDCGRQLLSMVEAAMELSALEHEQVRLAPGAASLDQLLELALAPHRPRAAHKGLQLAAQVAPATPPGIDCDRVRLVRVLDILLDNAIRYTAAGRVDVHVMHSGAELQIEVRDTGIGIALARQDDIFDNFSQADDSPSRAHGGAGMGLAIARQLVTLMGGRIGVTSAPGRGAVFRLHLPLGGKLTTLSTA, from the coding sequence ATGCGGCAGCACACAGATGGCAAGGCCGTGGCCTGGGAGCGCTGGGATGCGCGCACCCTGCTGTCGCTCTTCATGGCCATCCTGCTGGCGGGGCTGTGGAACATCACCGTGCTGCAACTGCGGCACGCCTATGTCGCCGCCATCGCCGGCGCCGGGCGCGATGCGCGCAGCATGGCGCGCGTCTTCGACGAGCACGCAATCCGCACGATCGAGGCGGCGGACCAGGCGGCCACCTACCTGCGCAGCCGCTACCAAGCGCTGGGCAACCGCCTCGACATCGTGGCGGACCTGCGGCAAGGCCTCAATCCAGGCCCCCTGTACAACCTGTTCAGCATCATCGACGAACACGGCGACACGGTGCTGTCGAGCCGCCCCTTCCAGCCGACCAATCTGGCCGACCGCGAGCACATCCGGGTACACATGCAGCGCGACAGCGGCGAACTGTATATCAGCAAGCCGGTGCTGGGCCGCGTGTCGAAAAAATGGTCGCTCCAGATGACGCGCCGCATCAACCACGCCGATGGCCGTTTCAAGGGCGTCGTGGTGGTCTCGATGGATCCGTATTACTTTACGCGCTTGTACGATGAAGTCGACCTGGGCGAGAACAGCTCCATCGCGCTCGTCGGCAGCGACGGCGTGGTGCGCGCGCGCCGGGTCGGCGCCGTCAACACCATAGGCCAGGATGTCGGCGACAGCAAGGTATTTGCCCTGATGCGTGGCGGCGCGCGCGGCAGTTTCACCGAGCGCAGTCCCGTCGATGGCACGCTGCGCCTGTATGCGTTCGAAAAACTGGCCGGCTACCCGCTCTACGTGCTGGTCGGCCTGGACCGCGACACCATATTGGCCGACTACGTTTCGCGCCGCGACCAGGCCTTGCTGATGGCGGCCATCACGAGCGCGCTGATCGTGCTGTCGTGGGCCGCGCTGGTGCTGCTGATCGGCCGCCTGGTCGACAGCCGCGCCAGGGCCATCGCCGCCAGCGAGGCCAAGTCGCGCTTCCTGTCGAACATGTCGCATGAACTGCGCACGCCCCTCAACGGCATCCTCGGTTTCTCCGAGCTGCTGCAGGAACAGCTGCGCGAGCCGGAACAAGCCGCCTACGCGCAAACGATACACGACTGCGGCCGCCAGTTGCTGTCCATGGTCGAGGCGGCGATGGAATTGAGCGCGCTCGAGCACGAGCAGGTGCGGCTGGCGCCGGGCGCCGCGTCCCTGGACCAGCTGCTGGAACTGGCGCTGGCGCCGCACCGGCCGCGCGCCGCGCACAAGGGCTTGCAGCTGGCCGCGCAAGTCGCGCCCGCCACGCCGCCCGGCATCGATTGCGACCGCGTCCGCCTGGTGCGCGTGCTCGATATCCTGCTCGACAACGCCATCCGCTACACGGCCGCGGGACGGGTCGACGTGCACGTCATGCACAGCGGCGCCGAGCTGCAGATCGAGGTGCGCGATACGGGCATCGGCATCGCGCTGGCGCGGCAGGACGACATCTTCGACAACTTCTCGCAGGCCGACGACTCGCCGAGCCGCGCCCATGGCGGCGCCGGCATGGGCCTGGCCATCGCGCGCCAGCTCGTCACCCTGATGGGCGGGCGCATCGGCGTGACCTCCGCGCCGGGCCGCGGCGCCGTCTTCCGCCTGCACCTGCCGCTGGGCGGCAAATTGACCACACTATCAACTGCATAG
- a CDS encoding response regulator: MNGGQERGAAMAPQPDEEAASVPAPAPKPGARILLVEDTALNRQLVCLQLAGRGYSIDTAENGALGLQALATQQYDLVLMDCMMPVMDGYQACLALRAREAASGAPRLPVIALTAGVTGDDRQRCSAAGMDDYLSKPFTAAQLRDMVERWLTRQPPGPASDTTLPT, from the coding sequence ATGAACGGGGGCCAGGAGCGCGGCGCGGCCATGGCGCCGCAACCGGACGAAGAAGCGGCTTCCGTACCCGCACCCGCCCCGAAACCGGGCGCGCGCATCCTGCTGGTCGAGGATACGGCGCTGAACCGCCAGCTCGTGTGCCTGCAGCTGGCCGGCCGCGGCTACAGCATCGACACGGCGGAAAACGGCGCGCTGGGCCTGCAGGCGCTGGCCACGCAGCAGTACGACCTGGTGCTGATGGATTGCATGATGCCCGTCATGGACGGCTATCAGGCGTGCCTGGCCCTGCGCGCGCGCGAAGCGGCCAGCGGTGCGCCGCGCCTGCCCGTCATCGCCCTCACGGCCGGCGTCACCGGGGATGACCGGCAGCGCTGCTCGGCGGCCGGCATGGACGATTACCTGTCCAAACCCTTCACGGCCGCCCAGCTGCGCGACATGGTCGAGCGCTGGCTGACACGCCAGCCGCCCGGGCCGGCGTCCGATACAACACTTCCCACATAA
- a CDS encoding Hpt domain-containing protein, which translates to MPAYRHIDPAVLFHATGHDLEMFRALSQTYLDTSPAMFARVEQAVRGGAAQAIVHSCHTLRGTVALLGASALVARLAQLEQLVRHQGVAAPGWLAETAALIGEVEREVRRSMLDYTGVQA; encoded by the coding sequence ATGCCAGCCTATCGCCACATCGATCCTGCCGTGCTGTTCCACGCCACCGGCCACGACCTGGAGATGTTCCGCGCCCTGTCGCAGACCTACCTCGATACGTCGCCGGCCATGTTTGCGCGCGTCGAGCAGGCCGTGCGCGGCGGCGCGGCGCAAGCCATCGTGCACAGCTGCCATACCTTGCGCGGCACCGTCGCCCTGCTGGGCGCCAGCGCCCTGGTGGCGCGCCTGGCGCAACTCGAGCAGCTGGTGCGCCACCAGGGCGTGGCGGCACCGGGCTGGCTGGCCGAAACGGCGGCGCTGATCGGAGAAGTGGAGCGGGAGGTACGCCGCAGCATGCTTGACTACACGGGTGTACAAGCATGA
- a CDS encoding response regulator, with protein sequence MHTADVCTTQKAAEILGISVTSVQQLVEAGVIEAWKTKGGHRRIPLAAVEAYKGNPGQPGQDQRAARANRPAPSGRPPSILVIEDNPIERALYEKQIGSWGLQASLRFCENGYQALMEIARDQPDILLADIIMEGIDGYEVIRTILADPLLAEMHIAMLSSLTPEELEERGGVPPGVVFFAKPVNYDELRGYLRACCAGHARRNSLAA encoded by the coding sequence ATGCACACTGCAGACGTTTGCACTACCCAAAAGGCTGCCGAAATCCTCGGCATCTCGGTCACTTCGGTGCAGCAACTGGTCGAGGCAGGCGTCATCGAAGCCTGGAAGACCAAGGGCGGCCACCGGCGCATTCCCCTCGCGGCCGTCGAAGCGTACAAAGGCAATCCCGGCCAGCCGGGCCAGGACCAGCGCGCGGCACGCGCTAACCGCCCCGCCCCATCGGGCCGCCCGCCCTCGATCCTGGTCATCGAAGACAATCCGATCGAACGCGCGCTGTATGAAAAGCAGATCGGTTCATGGGGCTTGCAGGCAAGCTTGCGCTTTTGCGAAAACGGCTACCAGGCGCTGATGGAAATCGCCCGCGACCAGCCCGACATCCTGCTGGCCGACATCATCATGGAAGGCATCGACGGCTACGAGGTGATCCGCACCATCCTGGCCGACCCGCTGCTGGCGGAGATGCACATCGCCATGCTGTCGAGCCTGACGCCTGAGGAACTGGAAGAACGGGGCGGCGTGCCGCCCGGCGTGGTGTTCTTTGCCAAGCCCGTCAATTACGACGAACTGCGCGGCTATCTGCGCGCCTGTTGCGCCGGCCATGCCCGGCGCAACAGCCTGGCCGCATAG